The following are encoded together in the Bos javanicus breed banteng chromosome X, ARS-OSU_banteng_1.0, whole genome shotgun sequence genome:
- the LOC133243050 gene encoding protein FAM209-like, translated as MSPRAQPCLVLSLQVPAQTSAPGATWSQLTMRSVIWLFFWPTFISFVFAYVFYVLRDEAEELPWMVPSGRHFRVRQNQPEHVPGWFGSKSHWLLTFLMFLVILKFPGGDEESNAGTPPGRQGCSSGSPGRKKIRASPYKDSMCGALTQVETTLVNLVSRVRSLKLTAATGDQRQCPNIQVLADGWNNITIYEIWDTRAPDEVDFRIKEE; from the coding sequence ATGTCACCAagggcccagccctgcctggtCCTCAGTCTCCAGGTGCCAGCGCAGACCAGCGCACCAGGAGCCACTTGGTCTCAGCTCACGATGCGCTCTGTAATATGGTTATTTTTTTGGCCTACGTTTATCTCGTTTGTCTTTGCCTATGTGTTTTATGTTCTGAGAGATGAAGCCGAAGAACTGCCGTGGATGGTGCCCAGTGGAAGGCACTTCCGCGTTCGGCAGAATCAACCAGAGCATGTCCCAGGCTGGTTTGGGAGCAAGTCGCACTGGCTGTTAACATTCCTCATGTTTTTGGTGATCCTGAAGTTTCCTGGAGGCGATGAAGAAAGTAATGCGGGCACTCCTCCTGGCCGTCAGGGCTGTTCATCTGGCTCTCCAGGAAGAAAGAAGATAAGGGCTTCCCCCTACAAAGACTCTATGTGCGGTGCCTTAACCCAGGTCGAGACGACACTGGTGAACCTTGTGTCCAGGGTCCGGAGTCTGAAACTCACTGCTGCAACCGGTGATCAACGACAATGTCCCAATATCCAGGTTCTTGCTGACGGATGGAATAACATTACGATATATGAGATATGGGACACCCGAGCCCCCGATGAAGTGGATTTTCGCATCAAAGAAGAATAG